CCGGGATGCTACTGCTCGCCGGACTCGCACCTTGGATCAGTGAAGTCAGCTTCGGCACCCGTGACTACACATGGTCAATCGTGGCGGTATCATGCACCATCCTTCTCGGCAATATAACTGCGGGCCAGAGCGCGATTATCCAGGGAACGAGAAGGATTGGCGACCTCGCACGCATCAACGTGATCGGAGCTTTAATTGGAACCATCACCGCTGTCGCGTTCTATTACTGCTTGGGCATAGAAGGAATCGTCCCAGCGTTGATCACGATGTCTGTCATTTCTCTAGTCATCTCTAGCTACTTCGCACAGAAGATCCCAATTGCAGCCCTTCTACCGAAATGGCGGGAAACATGGGATCAATCAAAGTCGCTGGTCCGTTTTGGACTAGCAATGGTCTACACAGGCGTAATCAGTTCTCTAGTCGCCTATTTCACACGGGTACTAATTATTCAGGAACTCGATCTCGCCTCAGTCGGGATATACACCGCTGCATTCACATTGTCTGGCATGTTTGTCAACTTTGTCCTCCAAGCGATGGGCGCGGACTACTATCCGCGACTGACGGCCGAAGCCTCCGATCCAGGCCGCATGACACAGATCATAAACGAACAGACTGAAATTGGTGCGATTCTCGCGTTCCCTGGACTGTTGGCAACGCTAGCGTTCGCGCCGCTAATAATCTCGATATTCTATTCGGCAGAATTTGCTGAATCGGCATCGATGTTAAAATGGTTCGCCATTGGCTGCATCATTCGAGTCTTTCAATGGCCGCTCGGTTTTGCCTTGCTGGCACTCGGCAAAGGGGCTGCGTTCGCACAATTACAGTCAGTACTGCATGGACTGCACCTTGCGTTCATCTGGTTTTTCCTTCGATCCTTCGGAATCACGGGAGTAAGCATTGCTTTTGCCATGATGTACATATGCGGATTTACTATCGTTCTCTGCGTGGTAAAACGAGCAATTTATTTTAAGTGGTCTGCCAATGTAAAACGCCAGATTACTTGGATGCTTCCAGTCGCTGCTGCGGTGCTTGCACTAACAACATGGTTGCCAAAGTATCTCCACCTGCCTCTTGCTACAGGAGTGACAGTCGTGAGTTCTGCTGTCTGTGTTCGCGAACTATGTAGGTGTGTGGGCCCCAACCATCGCATAACAAAATTCGTACAACGACTGCCGGGCTGTGCCTGGTTGCTGCCAAGAGCAGTTTGACTTGTTTTTCAAACGAACTGGACCTTCAAGCGGCCAAGATTTACACTGCCGCATTCACACTGTCCGGCATGTTTGTCCAGTTCGTGCTGCAAGCGATAGAAACGGAGATTTGCGCAAGGCTGACCGCCTTGTCCGACGATTACGCCGCGATGCGACAACGAATCAATGAACAAACCGAGGTGGGCCTGTTCCCACGGCGATCGCATCAAGATCTTGAGGAAGTATTCGGTTGCCAGTTGTCTTGGTGAAGGGCGATTGCGAAAGATTGAGCAATCTCGTTTGAATCATGCCCTGCTATGGAGACGGCAATGTTCTCGCAAATCGATGTGTTTCATGACTGCTTCGAACAAATTGACGACCCTCGGGTTGCCGGTCAAACGACTCATCCACTCCACTCTATTTTATTGCTCGTCGTTGCAGCGATGATTGCCGATGCTGACGACCCCGAGGAGATCGAAGACTTTCGAAAGGAACGCATCGACTGGCTGTCGCGGTTTGCTGATTTCTCCAACGGCATTCCGTCGCACGACACGATCGGCAGGGTGATGTCGATGATCGATCCGAAACAGTTTCAGCAGGCTTTGATCGATTGGCACACCGGACTGATCGAAGCCTATCAAAACGCCGAGCAATCAGCCTCAAACAACAACGGCCCGATTCACGTCGCCATCGACGGCAAGACGTCGCGAGGCTCCTACACCACCGCCGACAAATCCGATGCATTGCATTTTGTTTCGGCGTGGGCAACCAAGCATGGTATCACGCTCGGCCAGACTGAGGTCGCTTCCAAGAGCAACGAAATCACAGAGATCGACAGAGTGTGATCACGCTTGACGCGATCGGTGCCCAAAAAAGCGATTGCCGCGAAGATTATCCAAGGCGGTGGCGATTACATCTTCGCAATCAAAGACAACCATCCAAAACTTGCCACAGCGATTCGCAAACACTTTGAGCTCGTTCACGAAGAAGGTCTGAAAAAGCACCGAGTCAAGTCAAAGCAAACTGTCGACCATCGTGGTCGTCGTCGCGAGGAGCGTTTCTACGCGGTGTGTTCGATTCCTGAGTCTCTTCGGTCTCAGGCGAAGCACTGGGCAGGTGCCAAGAGTATTCGGCAGGCGATCACTCAGATTGAGGAAGCAGGCCAGTGCCGTGTGGAGGTTTGACACTTCCTGCTGACTGGTGATCCGACAGTCGGCCTGCTCGCAAACAGCGTTCGCGGTCACTGGCAAATCGAGTCGATGCATCGGGTACTGGATGTCGTGTTCCACGACGACGACAGTCGCATTCGGACACGTAACGCGACGGACAATTTTACGTTCATTCGCCGGTTCATTCTCTCGCTATTGAAGCAGGACACTTCGAATCACAGCCTGAAGCGAAAGCGAAAACTGGCAGGCTGAAACGTTGATTTTCACGAAACGCTCCTGTTTTTAAACTTCATCTGATGCGATCGCCGTGGGCCTGTTCCTAGCGTTCCCTGGTCTGCTCGCCATCCTCGCCTTGGCACCATGGGCTATTAGACTTTCTACACTGCCGAATCTCCCCCCCGCGGTGGAGATGTTGAAATGGTTTGTCGTCGGTTGCATGGACCGCGTTCTGTCCTGGC
This DNA window, taken from Rhodopirellula halodulae, encodes the following:
- a CDS encoding O-antigen translocase, whose amino-acid sequence is MTSTTNNHSIEVAAPAESNTYATAVRSTSIVGGAQAINMLIGLIRTKAVAVLIGPTGVGLLGIYQTVTSMTLTLAGLGIQTSGVREIAKDFGTGEEESIGRTVRTLRRVCWLTGFAGMLLLAGLAPWISEVSFGTRDYTWSIVAVSCTILLGNITAGQSAIIQGTRRIGDLARINVIGALIGTITAVAFYYCLGIEGIVPALITMSVISLVISSYFAQKIPIAALLPKWRETWDQSKSLVRFGLAMVYTGVISSLVAYFTRVLIIQELDLASVGIYTAAFTLSGMFVNFVLQAMGADYYPRLTAEASDPGRMTQIINEQTEIGAILAFPGLLATLAFAPLIISIFYSAEFAESASMLKWFAIGCIIRVFQWPLGFALLALGKGAAFAQLQSVLHGLHLAFIWFFLRSFGITGVSIAFAMMYICGFTIVLCVVKRAIYFKWSANVKRQITWMLPVAAAVLALTTWLPKYLHLPLATGVTVVSSAVCVRELCRCVGPNHRITKFVQRLPGCAWLLPRAV